One region of Candidatus Saccharibacteria bacterium genomic DNA includes:
- a CDS encoding type II restriction endonuclease, which yields MLLGVKTTQHNKTKDVRSKVPTQDFTVNSDIDWSKSIPEIDQQLYAKYGLDQHEIDFIETRVKEMA from the coding sequence GTGTTGTTAGGTGTTAAAACTACACAACATAATAAAACTAAAGATGTCCGGTCAAAAGTTCCAACACAAGACTTCACCGTCAATTCGGATATTGACTGGTCAAAATCAATTCCTGAAATCGACCAGCAACTCTACGCCAAATACGGCCTCGATCAGCACGAAATTGACTTCATCGAAACCCGCGTCAAAGAAATGGCATAG